One Fibrobacter sp. genomic window carries:
- a CDS encoding LPS-assembly protein LptD, whose amino-acid sequence MQISRFLLLLTLIFPVSPLFGAATDSAETVPSKDSRKKQEITDSIFYESDLINYDAESQILNLHGKALVKYQNIKLIADTITYDIENNLFTATGMPQLIEGGDTTVGDYMVYNIKTRRGRVRYASTSVEDGYFTGQRIVKSDKNELYVDQGDYTTCAHIDTPDYYFYGKSIKLIPNDKIISRPVVFNIGDAPVAVLPYFIFPLERNRRSGLLTPIWGGHPTSGGYVDNIGYYFAPNDYLDFLIKGKISEFRQFVLEGGSSYAIKYLLNGRISGRYAFDSEFQKSSQQWEINYSHNQKLTPDGLTQLYGSGRLVSHEKFYVDNSELDEELLNQNVSASMSLSRRLESINASAAINWKRDYNLGTKKITEDLPSFNFSLPSRPFFSVPTGKDERWYNKIYFGYNMQGVNKHKEDPANLIKASYRPGITQSLDISAPQVLFGCIDVNPSISARVSSFYGFMDRDTTGYDTLTRDTLYMLKYPFKDNLSDDEWKVVSRDTITVDNYGNPDSILVRRTNQKILPIKNIHENEIAHDAVFNAGVSLSTKLYGIFPIKIFNFAALRHTLTPSISYTLFPEHKQKYDFFDIEGIPVSQPYKRRQEMGLRLHNQFDGKIVTPGKEGEKPTEKKFPILSVDMSTSYDFEKDSLKFSDLRLSASTNIKGLSLSFNSDFWLYDQNNNLHTPIMKNMSLNFSTGTLGLNGKLWGGDLLVLDSLHPNDPVKYANAGPQEWSVSLSPRYTYTLKRTHPSEMFVPEKYYSLSASASLKFTRNWGIQWSSVYNFMENQWVQNSFRISCDMECWDMRFEWRPEKLNPGYYFLINIKKIPEIKWEKRN is encoded by the coding sequence ATGCAAATATCAAGATTTCTCCTCCTGCTTACTTTAATCTTTCCAGTGAGTCCTCTCTTTGGGGCCGCAACAGACAGTGCAGAAACTGTCCCCTCTAAAGACAGCAGGAAAAAACAGGAAATAACAGACTCGATATTTTATGAATCAGACCTGATAAACTATGATGCCGAATCACAAATTCTCAATCTGCACGGAAAAGCTCTGGTCAAATATCAGAATATAAAGTTAATCGCAGACACCATTACCTACGATATAGAAAACAACCTCTTCACTGCAACCGGTATGCCTCAGCTTATTGAGGGTGGAGACACGACTGTCGGTGATTATATGGTTTACAATATAAAAACCAGAAGAGGACGGGTCAGGTATGCCTCAACAAGTGTGGAAGACGGCTACTTTACAGGTCAGAGAATTGTCAAGTCAGATAAAAATGAACTCTATGTGGATCAGGGAGACTACACGACCTGTGCGCATATCGACACGCCGGATTATTACTTTTACGGAAAAAGCATAAAACTTATCCCCAATGATAAAATCATCAGCAGACCCGTAGTGTTTAACATTGGTGATGCGCCGGTTGCTGTCCTCCCCTATTTTATCTTCCCTCTGGAACGCAACCGACGAAGCGGGCTTCTGACTCCGATCTGGGGAGGACATCCTACAAGCGGCGGTTATGTCGATAACATAGGTTATTACTTCGCTCCAAACGATTACCTGGACTTTCTTATCAAGGGAAAAATCTCGGAATTCCGCCAGTTTGTGCTTGAAGGAGGGAGCAGTTATGCTATTAAGTATCTATTGAACGGCAGAATTTCCGGAAGATATGCTTTTGATTCAGAATTCCAGAAAAGTTCACAGCAGTGGGAAATCAACTATTCGCACAACCAGAAGCTTACTCCCGATGGATTGACACAGCTTTACGGAAGCGGAAGACTGGTCTCTCATGAGAAATTCTATGTAGATAACTCAGAATTAGATGAAGAACTGCTTAATCAGAATGTTTCTGCGAGTATGTCTCTTTCCCGCAGGCTTGAGAGCATAAATGCATCCGCTGCGATTAACTGGAAGAGAGATTATAATCTTGGCACCAAAAAAATTACCGAGGATCTCCCCTCTTTCAACTTCAGTCTTCCCTCCAGGCCATTTTTCTCCGTTCCCACTGGAAAAGATGAGAGATGGTATAACAAAATCTATTTCGGTTACAATATGCAAGGTGTCAATAAACACAAAGAAGATCCGGCAAACCTTATAAAAGCCTCTTACAGACCAGGAATCACTCAGTCACTGGATATCTCAGCCCCCCAGGTTCTCTTTGGATGCATTGATGTCAATCCCAGCATCTCTGCAAGGGTTTCCTCCTTTTATGGATTTATGGACAGGGATACTACCGGTTATGACACCCTGACCCGGGATACACTGTACATGCTGAAGTATCCATTCAAGGATAATCTGTCCGATGATGAATGGAAAGTTGTCAGCCGCGACACAATCACAGTGGATAATTATGGAAATCCCGACAGTATCCTGGTCAGGCGAACCAACCAGAAGATCCTTCCGATTAAGAATATTCATGAGAACGAAATCGCACATGATGCAGTCTTTAACGCTGGTGTAAGCCTTTCTACAAAACTGTATGGTATCTTTCCAATAAAAATCTTCAATTTCGCCGCTCTGCGCCATACATTAACCCCCAGCATAAGCTACACTCTTTTCCCGGAGCACAAACAGAAATATGATTTCTTTGATATCGAGGGTATCCCGGTAAGCCAGCCTTACAAAAGAAGACAGGAAATGGGATTGAGACTTCACAATCAGTTTGATGGTAAAATAGTGACACCGGGTAAAGAGGGTGAAAAACCGACAGAGAAGAAATTCCCCATCCTTTCTGTCGACATGTCCACCAGTTATGATTTTGAAAAAGACAGCCTCAAATTCAGTGATCTGAGACTTTCAGCCTCAACGAACATTAAAGGACTTTCCCTGAGTTTTAATTCCGACTTCTGGCTTTACGATCAGAACAATAATCTTCATACACCAATAATGAAAAACATGTCTCTCAACTTCAGCACCGGGACACTCGGATTAAATGGGAAACTCTGGGGAGGAGACCTGCTTGTTCTGGACTCGCTTCATCCAAACGACCCTGTCAAGTATGCCAATGCCGGTCCCCAGGAATGGAGTGTAAGTCTTTCACCCCGGTACACTTATACTTTGAAAAGGACTCACCCTTCGGAGATGTTTGTTCCTGAAAAGTATTACAGCCTCAGTGCTTCAGCTTCTCTGAAATTCACAAGAAACTGGGGAATACAATGGAGCAGTGTTTATAACTTTATGGAAAATCAATGGGTGCAGAACAGCTTCAGAATAAGCTGCGATATGGAATGCTGGGATATGAGATTTGAATGGCGACCCGAAAAACTCAATCCCGGATACTATTTCCTCATTAACATAAAGAAAATTCCGGAAATTAAGTGGGAGAAGAGAAACTGA